In the Eremothecium cymbalariae DBVPG#7215 chromosome 7, complete sequence genome, one interval contains:
- the TUS1 gene encoding Rho family guanine nucleotide exchange factor TUS1 (similar to Ashbya gossypii AER110W), translated as MYNAKKNLDDDVAETKPKLPQLPPLMTKDASAGDHRTRIAWTPIDEHQIISPMASYTPSNSSNKSRRRPQPPVFNELQINSGEGSSAQPAIEAGTIYSLHNNVSTPTKPVRDEGRSSSDIRNRVYCSPLVGESKLQGTPDSFASNCSSNTGTSGSLVYLSPFIGDTTSAFVKQVPTKNSEISIMSDYAELPDITFADDESSGTPLRPLPALPTMAKLSVSDDPPLDHMVDKEEEEEEEEEQEHVYFPVPPANNFGTTREVESFLHPPTQLPLNANRRRLLSDRTFSESISSYYSSNSYAFNEYVKHGSLASVIGGKPLEQVPTVNVPTQPLNIDLLDESKLYQCYSVYQLSDIYEWLLRIYFEWFNEYIFGKIEFVQLVQLLLEFQLPNTYEQEIIDKNVDRIIESLVLQGAVRFEPNFQSPEEDVTIIVAGLDIQGVFTDLLPCYSFDHKRGISIDGRFNCYSRRCISQLFHESRPVIKISEVINKSVGLWTDYWNLTEEEISEINPKEVQRQSYMFDLIVLEEKSLNLAHAAIELYGSRFSPSLLPNDRNFSSLAFDIFHPLIELHKEFLLIPIFGKLQTLGKFIDGIGKIYLKWCNAAQSIYLQYAESMAVAHEIISWEKSHNTMFATWLKEIDKSPEITRSKLYHDVIFFGGFFKSLQNMPLTLRSILRCTDPSSDDYEFLHMATCEIEKLSAQVDKVHGAAIDQRKIIRFSRQLFIGSNSTTVSYVNIIDSGTELSNEEKLNLKLTEKTRKLFKEGIVYKKRDLWLEPSATYVVLLDNYFLVTEVVQKKNEKKYKLSERPIPIDYLSLEAKEDLKLLRKGIADKEVVLLNTSSSEPSVSSPGKTSSNKELSQNTIISKSVYKNSAINSSPEDIDNLRFSFKVRNTATNESFTFLTTTREERDSWVASIVESFQANNDDNDQQIFHLRLLSEQFGYDERQAPTNLLVAPEGSIIDLALQKHYSMDHPSSDPISADLKCFTKFVYESQTFVLCGSNNGVYMTTTEMPSSWKLVVNVSRVSHLEINCNFNLLFILTDKMLCYFNIPSLMCSYYDPEQYLPNNQMIGVMIRDKVSFFKMAEDFGNSRQLFYERKGKIIVLTPEIDIITGNFKFFKVYKEYKLTFNNSSLISYEIEDIVIFKTSFIVCSSRGALLFNESFNDEGIPLPSTLNDPDLSNRPNLLYLSANPFKTNVESSSKRDSSKLKMADYVRRDIAANKTKPITCFQLSNNDFVMIYDEAVIKMNKYGEIVKWKEDIFVLDFYCIDACMNNEYLILIGENLVQIYDFNYTGNIMNNALSKLTPVQIVKGKKIRLLNSQKLAEAVIVLSHPAIPGRQLLLEFYNTE; from the coding sequence ATGTACAATgctaaaaaaaatttagatgatgatgttgctgAGACGAAGCCTAAGTTACCGCAACTGCCTCCATTAATGACTAAGGATGCATCAGCTGGAGATCATCGTACACGAATAGCTTGGACTCCCATAGATGAGCACCAGATAATCTCACCTATGGCGAGTTATACACCATCAAATAGCAGTAATAAAAGTAGGAGGCGACCACAACCACCGGTGTTCAATGAGTTGCAGATTAATAGTGGCGAAGGCAGTTCTGCGCAGCCTGCTATCGAAGCTGGCACTATCTATTCATTACACAACAATGTTTCTACTCCTACTAAACCTGTGAGGGATGAAGGGCGTTCGTCGTCCGATATTAGGAACAGGGTTTATTGCTCGCCGCTGGTTGGTGAGAGTAAACTGCAAGGCACACCGGACAGTTTTGCGTCGAATTGTTCGAGCAATACGGGGACATCTGGATCTTTAGTGTACCTTTCTCCGTTTATAGGGGATACGACGTCTGCTTTCGTTAAACAAGTTCCAACCAAAAATTCTGAGATATCAATCATGTCTGATTATGCAGAACTTCCTGATATTACATTTGCTGATGACGAGAGTAGCGGTACACCTCTACGACCTCTTCCCGCACTGCCCACTATGGCAAAATTGTCTGTGTCGGATGACCCCCCGTTGGATCATATGGTTGAcaaagaggaggaggaggaggaggaggaggagcaAGAACATGTATATTTTCCTGTTCCTCCTGCGAATAATTTTGGTACTACACGAGAAGTTGAGTCATTTTTACACCCACCTACGCAGCTGCCATTAAATGCCAACCGCCGAAGGTTGCTTAGTGATCGTACCTTTTCAGAGAGCATTAGCAGCTATTACTCGAGCAATAGTTATGCCTTCAATGAATATGTGAAGCATGGGAGTTTGGCGTCTGTGATCGGAGGCAAACCTTTGGAGCAGGTTCCAACCGTCAATGTCCCTACACAGCCGCTGAACATTGATTTGCTTGATGAAAGTAAACTCTATCAATGTTATTCTGTTTATCAGCTTTCAGACATCTATGAATGGCTTCTCAGAATTTATTTTGAATGGTTCAATGagtatatatttggaaaaattgaatttgttcaacttgTTCAGTTATTGTTGGAATTCCAGTTGCCTAATACGTATGAACAAGAAATTATCGATAAGAATGTTGACCGTATAATTGAATCGCTCGTTCTGCAAGGTGCCGTGAGGTTTGAACCGAACTTCCAATCGCCTGAAGAAGACGTAACGATAATAGTTGCCGGGTTAGATATTCAAGGTGTGTTCACTGACCTGCTCCCATGTTATTCTTTTGATCACAAGCGAGGAATATCGATAGATGGCCGCTTTAATTGTTATTCAAGAAGATGTATTTCCCAGTTGTTTCATGAATCGAGGCCTGTGATTAAGATTTCAGAGGTGATTAATAAATCTGTTGGTTTATGGACTGattattggaatttgacagaagaagaaatttcTGAAATTAATCCTAAAGAAGTTCAAAGGCAAAGTTATATGTTCGATCTTATAGTTTTAGAGGAAAAGTCTCTGAACTTGGCACACGCAGCAATAGAACTATATGGCAGCCGTTTCTCGCCATCCCTTTTGCCCAATGATCGGAATTTTTCGTCTTTAGCGTTTGATATCTTTCATCCATTGATAGAATTACACAAGGAGTTCTTACTAATACCTATTTTTGGTAAGCTTCAGACCCTAGGAAAATTTATTGACGGAATTgggaaaatatatttaaagtGGTGTAATGCAGCTcaatcaatatatttgcaATATGCGGAGTCAATGGCGGTGGCTCATGAAATTATAAGTTGGGAGAAAAGTCATAATACTATGTTCGCTACATGGCtgaaagaaattgataaGTCACCTGAAATAACAAGATCTAAATTATACCATGATGTTATCTTTTTTGGAGGCTTTTTTAAATCCTTACAAAATATGCCACTGACACTCCGCTCAATATTAAGATGCACGGACCCTTCTTCTGATGATTATGAATTCCTGCATATGGCAACATgtgaaattgaaaagttgaGTGCTCAGGTTGATAAAGTACATGGTGCAGCTATTGATCAGCGAAAAATAATTAGATTTTCAAGACAGTTATTTATTGGAAGTAACAGCACCACTGTTAGTTATGTTAATATTATAGACAGTGGCACAGAGTTGTCAAACGAAGAAAAGTTAAATCTAAAACTCACAGAGAAAACTAGAaagttattcaaagaaggAATCGTTTACAAAAAGAGAGATTTATGGCTGGAACCCTCTGCCACATATGTTGTTTTGCTAgataattattttttagtGACAGAAGTGGTtcagaagaaaaatgagAAAAAGTACAAACTCTCAGAGAGACCAATACCAATAGATTACCTAAGCTTAGAGGCTAAGGAAGATTTGAAGCTGTTACGTAAGGGTATCGCAGATAAAGAAGTAGTACTTCTGAATACCAGTTCTTCAGAGCCAAGCGTCTCTAGTCCTGGAAAGACATCCTCGAACAAAGAATTAAGCCAAAACACTATCATATCAAAATCCGTCTATAAAAATTCTGCAATAAACAGCTCTCCAGAGGATATTGATAACCTACGGTTTTCATTTAAGGTGAGGAACACGGCAACGAATGAATCGTTTACTTTCCTGACTACAACCCGAGAAGAGCGGGACTCTTGGGTTGCCTCCATTGTAGAAAGTTTTCAAGCAAACAACGATGACAATGatcaacaaatatttcactTGAGATTGTTATCTGAACAGTTTGGTTATGATGAACGACAAGCACCAACAAATCTTCTTGTGGCGCCAGAAGGCTCTATAATTGACTTAGCTTTGCAAAAGCATTATTCGATGGATCATCCGTCATCTGATCCCATTTCAGCTGATTTAAAGTGTTTTACGAAGTTTGTTTATGAATCGCAAACATTTGTTCTTTGTGGATCTAACAACGGTGTTTACATGACTACAACTGAGATGCCAAGTAGCTGGAAGCTAGTGGTAAATGTATCCAGAGTTTCGCACTTAGAAATCAATTGCAATTTCAATTTGCTGTTTATTCTGACTGATAAGATGCTATGTTACTTCAACATTCCCTCCTTGATGTGTTCATATTATGATCCTGAGCAGTATTTGCCCAACAATCAGATGATAGGTGTTATGATTAGGGACAAggtttcattttttaagaTGGCTGAAGATTTCGGTAATTCAAGGCAGCTGTTCTATGAAAGAAAAGGCAAGATTATTGTGCTGACTCCAGAAATAGACATCATAACAGGGAACtttaaatttttcaagGTCTACAAGGAATACAAATTAACATTTAACAATAGTTCCTTGATTTCatatgaaattgaagatatagtgattttcaaaacaaGTTTCATCGTATGTTCTTCAAGGGGTGCTTTGCTGTTCAATGAATCCTTCAATGACGAAGGTATCCCTCTACCAAGCACATTAAATGACCCTGATCTTTCAAATCGCCCAAATTTACTATACTTATCGGCCAATCCATTTAAAACAAATGtggaatcttcttctaaGAGAGATTCCTCTAAACTAAAGATGGCCGACTATGTTAGAAGAGATATAGCTGCAAACAAGACTAAACCAATCACCTGTTTTCAATTGAGCAATAATGATTTTGTTATGATATATGATGAAGCTGTGATAAAAATGAACAAGTACGGTGAAATTGTCAAATGGAAGGAGGATATCTTCGTATTAGACTTTTACTGCATTGATGCCTGCATGAACAACGAATACTTAATCCTGATAGGAGAAAACCTGGTGCAAATTTACGATTTCAATTACACAGGTAATATAATGAACAACGCACTAAGCAAACTCACTCCGGTTCAAATTGTAAAAGGTAAGAAAATAAGACTGCTAAATTCTCAAAAGCTAGCTGAAGCTGTAATAGTTCTAAGCCACCCTGCCATTCCAGGGAGACAGCTTCTTTTAGAATTTTACAACACCGAGTAG